In Alteromonas sp. V450, the following proteins share a genomic window:
- a CDS encoding AraC family transcriptional regulator codes for MKKKQSLQKAALQHLFAGYEKHGLSIKALFTELGYDAEYFEEASFRLPSEKLGKLVRLAAIKLNDETIGFFERPTKLGGVKIGVLYALRGKTLRDAYFRLFKYLMLLHDDLDIKLVESGEEANIVINIKREESDADMLVYITLMLFVFRWSSWITNHRISLNRLNFSGKKSTYSHDLDSAFPCSHYYERPQTELSIYRSDLELPVTQKEESVTQFINSLSNLLINRMSDASITAQIKRMLRECDNLENLPLKKVADDLNKSPQTVRRYLAQENTSFAALKESVRKDIATYHLTQKDTSIKNIAYLVGFSEPSAFIRAFKKWTGLTPGEWRERQ; via the coding sequence TTATTTACCGAGTTGGGTTATGACGCGGAATATTTTGAAGAAGCGAGTTTTAGGTTGCCGTCAGAAAAGTTGGGAAAACTGGTTCGATTGGCGGCAATCAAACTCAACGATGAAACGATAGGCTTTTTTGAGCGCCCCACAAAACTAGGTGGCGTGAAGATAGGTGTGCTGTATGCCTTACGAGGTAAAACACTGCGAGATGCGTATTTCAGACTATTTAAATATCTAATGCTGTTGCATGATGATTTAGATATAAAACTGGTTGAGAGCGGTGAAGAAGCGAATATTGTTATTAACATAAAGCGAGAAGAGTCGGATGCAGACATGCTGGTTTATATTACGCTTATGTTGTTTGTATTTAGATGGTCGTCTTGGATAACAAATCATCGAATATCGCTTAATCGCCTGAATTTCAGTGGTAAAAAGTCGACTTACTCACACGATTTAGACTCTGCTTTTCCCTGTAGTCACTATTATGAGAGGCCGCAGACGGAATTAAGTATTTATCGAAGCGACCTAGAATTACCTGTTACTCAAAAAGAAGAAAGTGTTACTCAGTTTATAAACTCCCTTTCCAACTTACTCATTAATCGCATGTCTGACGCCAGCATTACGGCGCAAATTAAACGCATGTTGAGAGAGTGCGACAATTTAGAGAATTTACCACTCAAAAAGGTGGCTGATGATCTGAATAAAAGCCCGCAGACTGTTCGTCGCTATCTTGCCCAAGAAAATACAAGTTTTGCGGCATTAAAAGAAAGCGTTAGGAAAGATATTGCAACCTACCACCTTACGCAAAAAGACACCTCTATTAAAAATATTGCCTATCTGGTCGGTTTTTCAGAACCCAGTGCCTTTATACGCGCATTTAAGAAATGGACTGGCCTCACTCCTGGGGAATGGCGCGAACGTCAATGA
- a CDS encoding acyl-CoA dehydrogenase family protein, with protein MLPRTLFSSEHEMLRDSFRKFLQTEAVPHYEKWEKIGQVDKSIWKAAGEQGYLAPLVSEEYGGLGLDFLYNVILTEEIGRLGLNGIGFPLHSDIVVPYLSRLGTEEQKQKYLPACVSGEIVTAIAMTEPGTGSDLQGIKTTAKKEGDDFIINGSKTFITNGQLADLVIVVAVTDPTAGAKGLSLILVEANTPGFERGSNLAKIGMKSQDTSELFFNDVRVPQSNLLGPEGSGFAQLMAELPQERLTIAVHCMAMCESVLAQTVEYVKERKAFGQNIGAFQNTQFVLADLDTEIDAARAFTDRCIELHLTKDLTTELASKAKLLVTELLGKVVDKCLQLYGGYGYMLEYPVARAYADARVMRIYGGTSEIMKLIVARQLLK; from the coding sequence ATGTTACCGAGAACCTTATTTAGTTCTGAGCACGAGATGCTGCGTGATAGTTTTCGAAAATTCTTACAAACTGAAGCCGTTCCACATTACGAAAAATGGGAAAAGATTGGGCAGGTTGATAAATCAATTTGGAAAGCGGCGGGCGAGCAGGGCTACTTAGCACCGCTCGTTTCAGAGGAGTATGGCGGGCTGGGTCTAGACTTTCTATACAACGTTATCCTTACAGAAGAAATCGGCAGACTTGGACTAAACGGAATAGGTTTCCCATTACACTCTGACATTGTCGTTCCTTATCTATCGAGACTAGGCACTGAAGAGCAAAAACAAAAATACCTTCCCGCGTGTGTTTCTGGCGAAATAGTGACGGCTATCGCCATGACAGAGCCAGGAACAGGGTCTGACTTACAAGGAATCAAGACCACAGCGAAAAAAGAGGGTGATGATTTTATTATCAACGGAAGCAAAACGTTTATTACGAACGGTCAATTAGCCGACTTAGTTATTGTTGTCGCAGTAACCGACCCAACCGCTGGCGCAAAAGGTTTAAGTTTAATACTTGTTGAAGCGAATACACCCGGCTTTGAGCGAGGTTCAAATTTAGCGAAAATTGGCATGAAGTCTCAGGATACTTCGGAATTATTTTTCAATGATGTGAGAGTGCCTCAGTCTAATTTGCTCGGCCCCGAGGGAAGTGGTTTCGCGCAATTAATGGCAGAGTTACCACAGGAGCGCTTAACAATCGCTGTGCATTGTATGGCAATGTGTGAATCTGTTTTAGCGCAAACCGTAGAGTATGTTAAAGAGCGAAAAGCGTTTGGCCAGAATATAGGGGCATTCCAAAACACTCAGTTCGTTTTAGCAGATTTAGACACTGAAATTGATGCGGCCCGCGCTTTTACAGACCGCTGTATTGAATTACATCTGACGAAAGACCTCACTACAGAACTTGCATCAAAAGCTAAATTATTAGTGACTGAACTACTCGGAAAAGTGGTTGATAAGTGTCTACAACTCTACGGTGGTTACGGTTACATGCTCGAGTACCCCGTCGCAAGGGCATACGCAGACGCACGCGTTATGCGAATTTATGGTGGTACAAGTGAAATTATGAAACTTATCGTTGCTAGGCAGCTGCTAAAATAG